The following nucleotide sequence is from uncultured Draconibacterium sp..
TTGAAATTTATTGATATTTGATTTATGTAAGTAACACCTCACACAAAGAAAGGTTCTAACAAATTTAGTTCTTTTCGGGTGCAATTAAAAGTGATAAGCAGATGATAGTTCTCATAAAAACAAAGCAGGCAAAAAGATAGAACAACGCTATTTTTTGCCTGCTTTTATTACTGCAACTTAATTTGTGCAAATAACCTGCAGTGCTTATTTTAATTTTGCGTAAGTATTCAACAACTCGGCAGCGGCAACAAACGAACTCATTTGGTCAGATAGTACGTAATTCTCAAGTACTTTTATTTTTTCCTTAATTTCCGGATGATCATAAAAGTTTCGTTTCAATTGCTCTTCAATGGTTTCATACATCCAGTATGTTGATTGTTCGTTTCGTTTGCGAAAGAAGTACCCGTTTTCTACAGTTTGGTTTTTATATTTCTCAATTTGAGTCCAAATATCACCAATTCCGGTTTTCTTGTATGCCGAACAAGTAAGTACATTGGCAACCCACCCCGAGTCTTTTGAAGGAAACAGATGGATGGCATTTTTATATTGAACTTTCGCCATTTCAGCTTTCTCAATATTATTTCCATCGGCTTTATTAATGGTAATCAAGTCGGCCATTTCCATAATTCCGCGTTTAATTCCCTGCAGTTCGTCGCCGGCTCCTGCCAGCATCAATAGTAGGAAAAAATCAGTCATAGAATGAACTGCTGTTTCGCTTTGTCCCACTCCAACAGTTTCAATAAAAATGTGGCTGTATCCGGCGGCTTCGCATAGAATTATGGTTTCGCGCGTTTTCCGGGCAACACCTCCCAAGGAACCTGCCGATGGACTGGGGCGAATATAGGCATTGCTATCGCTGGCCAGTTCTTCCATCCGGGTTTTATCGCCCAAAATACTTCCTTTAGTGCGCTCGCTACTGGGGTCGATTGCCAACACTGCAAGTTTCTCGCCGTTACGGGTAAGGTACTTTCCAAGTGCTTCAATAAAAGTACTTTTTCCAACGCCCGGCACTCCGGTAATTCCAACTCTAATTGATTTTCCGCTGTGTGGCAAACACTTTTGTATAATCTGCTGAGCCAGTTGCTGATGCTCCGATTTTGAGCTCTCAACCAAGGTTACGGCTTTACTTAATATCGTTATATCGCCTTTTAAAATCCCGGTTACATACTCATCAACCGACAGCAGTTTTCTTTTCTTTTTCAGAAATCGCTGAATTGAGTCGTTGTTTACCGAATCCGGTTTTTCAATTCCTTCATTAACAATTAATCCTTTATACCGCGGATCGTTTTCTATATGGTGTTTATCGTTTTCTGACATCGGAATAAATTTTATCGCTCAAAAGTACGGCAAAAAAGAAGGTGCTGCAAGTTTCACCTGCAACACCTTTTGAAATATTGACTTTAAATAAACTTAGCCTGCATTAGGAACTACAACCTGGCTTGAAATGCGCAATGTTGAAGTTGGAGTTTTTGGGTCGTTGGTAATAACGGTAATCGATTTACTCTGACGGCCACGTTTTCCGCGCGAGTCGAAAGTTACTTTTATAGGTGCTGTTTCGCCGGCTGCAATTACCTTTTTCGATGGAGCCACTGCAGTACATCCGCATGATGAACGCACTCTTCTGATGATTAAATCAGTTTTACCATTATTGGTTAAAGTAAAAGTATGGTCTTTTTTATCACCTTGTTTCATTTCGCCAAAATCAACCGATTTTTCGTTGAAATTAGCAACAGGAGCATTTGCCAGCTCTTCAGGAGAAAGGTGTGAAAAATCTTCTTCGATGGTAGCACTTACACCAATAGAGCTTTTATAATCGTTGCTTCCGTTTAGCGATAAATAAATGCGGTGCGATGCAAAACCAAAAGTATTGGCAGCTTCTGAATCGTAGGTAACAATTAATTTACCGGTGCTATTAGCAGGAATTTTTTCAGGCTCAACTTTAGCAGTAATGTGTTTTGGCACCGTACGGAAACCAACATCAATTGGCTTGTCGGTATCGTTTACCAATTCCATTTCTTTAGTAACTGTTTCACCTTTTTTAATTTTTGCAAACGAAATGTAGTTTGATTTAACTCTTAAATCACCAACTTTTCGTGGATACTTTTCAGCCAGTGTTTTTTCGCGTGGTTCAACCTTACCGTTAATACGCAAAACAACAGTGCTGTTTTCAGCATTAGAGCTTACAGTAACCGATTTGTTGAATGAACCCGGACGGTTTTTAGGGTTGTAACTAACATCAATGCTTCCGCTTTCGCCCGGAGCAACCGGTTCACGTGTCCATTTTGGAGTAGTACATCCACAAGATGCACGCACATTCGACAATACCAATGGAGCATCGCCTTTGTTTGTAAATTTAAAGGTTGTTTTTTGTACACCATCTGATTCTTTAAACGAACCAAAATCGTGCGCTTGTTCTTCAAAAACAATTTTTGATTGTCCTTGAGCCATGGCAGTGTTAAAAGCTACTACCAACGAAAAAATGGCTAATACATGTAAAATACGTTTCATAATTTATTACTTAAATTTGTCTTTTCGAGAATTATCTAAAACAAATGTAAAGATGCTTTACAAGTTTCGCTGTTAATTGAATTCAATAATTTGTTAATGAGTTGTTAACTCAACCAGGCAACAAAAAAAATATATAGCTTAGCTTTAATAATAATTCATGAAAGGAAAAGCACTTAAATACATAATTATATTAGCAACCGTATCAATAGTTGGGGTGTTTTTGGTGCAGTTTGCCTTTATCCGAAGTTCGTACAACCTCTCGGAAACACAGTTTCAGGAAAGTGCCAGTGTAGCCCTGAAAGAGGTTGCCTGGCAAATTATGCTGGCAACCGGAACTACAGAAAATTTTGACAGTATTACTCCGGTTGAAATGATTTCGAACAACACTTACCTGGTTAATGTTGGCGTTGGAATTGATAAAGAGTTGTTAAAACAAAACCTTACAACACAGTTAAAACGACACGATATTTATTTCGATTACGAATTCTCGATTTATAGCCCTGGCCAGGAACAAATGGATGAAACAACTCTGGTACGAATGGATGAAAACGAGGAACCATCGGATTTTGAGTTTCCGCTAAACGAACAATACACCAACTATTTTGGTATTCATTTTCCCGATCGCTCGTCCTATTTTTTCAATCAGCTTTCCATTTGGTACTTTTTAACGGCACTACTAATGCTGGTAATCTTTTTCTTTGGTTACACCTTGTGGGTCATCATAAGGCAAAGGCAACTTTCCGAGATCCAGAAAAACTTTATAAACAACCTTACGCACGAATTAAAAACACCAATTTCGTCGATTGCCCTGGCCGCAAATGTTATAAACGACGAGAAAATTCTGAAATCGCCCGAACGCCTGTTTAATTACACCCACATCATTCAGGAACAAACCACCCGGTTATCAAAGAATGTTGAAAAAGTGCTTAACTTAGCATCGATCGAAAAAAGCCGGATTTTGCTTAGCCTGGAAGAAGTAGATGTTATTGAGTTTATTCATGAAGCCAACGAGCATTTTAAGGAATCGAAAGCCGGCCAAAATGCTAAAGTTAAAATTGAAACCAAACTTACCGAGTGTATCGTTCGGGCCGATCGGTTTCACTTTGCAAACCTGGTATCAAATATTCTTGAAAATGCGGCAAAATATTGCGACAAAGAACCTGAGATTAAAATTGAGCTGTTAAAAAAACAACATGCATACGAACTTAATTTTATCGATAATGGAATTGGAATACCACGCGAGCACCGGAAGCAAATTTTTAAAAAATTTTACCGGGTACCAACCGGCAATGTGCATAACGTTAAAGGTTTTGGACTTGGCCTCGACTATGTATACAAAATTGTGAAAGCACATTATTGGAGAATTAAAGTAAACGACAACCCAAAAGGAGGAAGTATTTTTAGCTTAACCATTCCGAAATAAAATATGAACAACAATTCATTTAAAATATTATTGGTTGAAGATGATGAAGCACTGCGCTTTATTGTGAAAGACAATTTAAGCGAAAACGGCTACGATGTTGAAGTGGCTGCCGATGGAGAAATCGCTCTTGAACAATTCGCTAATAATACTTTCGACCTGATTGTTCTTGACGTAATGCTTCCGAAAATTGATGGATTTCAGGTAGCCAAAAGCATTAGAAAAACAAACGACCAGGTACCAATTATCTTTTTAACGGCACGAAGCATGACAGAAGATAAGATTAAAGGACTTACCATTGGCGGCGACGATTATATTCCGAAACCATTTAGTATGGAAGAGCTGCTTTTAAAGATCAAGATATTTTTAAAACGAAGCCAGTCGCAGCCTATCGCCAGCGAATCGTCAGCAGTTTTAAAAATTGGCAAATTCGATTTTCATTTCGACGATCTTTCGCTTTCACTAAACGGTGAAACCCGAAACCTGACACTTAAAGAAGCAGAACTGATACATTACTTTGCCAAAAACCAAAACAAAGTACTTAGCCGCAACGAAATATTGGAGAATGTGTGGGGATCTGACGATTATTTTTTGGGGCGCAGTCTCGATGTTTTTATCTCGCGCCTAAGAAAATACTTTAAAGCCGATGCTT
It contains:
- a CDS encoding HAMP domain-containing sensor histidine kinase, coding for MKGKALKYIIILATVSIVGVFLVQFAFIRSSYNLSETQFQESASVALKEVAWQIMLATGTTENFDSITPVEMISNNTYLVNVGVGIDKELLKQNLTTQLKRHDIYFDYEFSIYSPGQEQMDETTLVRMDENEEPSDFEFPLNEQYTNYFGIHFPDRSSYFFNQLSIWYFLTALLMLVIFFFGYTLWVIIRQRQLSEIQKNFINNLTHELKTPISSIALAANVINDEKILKSPERLFNYTHIIQEQTTRLSKNVEKVLNLASIEKSRILLSLEEVDVIEFIHEANEHFKESKAGQNAKVKIETKLTECIVRADRFHFANLVSNILENAAKYCDKEPEIKIELLKKQHAYELNFIDNGIGIPREHRKQIFKKFYRVPTGNVHNVKGFGLGLDYVYKIVKAHYWRIKVNDNPKGGSIFSLTIPK
- a CDS encoding DUF1573 domain-containing protein, whose product is MKRILHVLAIFSLVVAFNTAMAQGQSKIVFEEQAHDFGSFKESDGVQKTTFKFTNKGDAPLVLSNVRASCGCTTPKWTREPVAPGESGSIDVSYNPKNRPGSFNKSVTVSSNAENSTVVLRINGKVEPREKTLAEKYPRKVGDLRVKSNYISFAKIKKGETVTKEMELVNDTDKPIDVGFRTVPKHITAKVEPEKIPANSTGKLIVTYDSEAANTFGFASHRIYLSLNGSNDYKSSIGVSATIEEDFSHLSPEELANAPVANFNEKSVDFGEMKQGDKKDHTFTLTNNGKTDLIIRRVRSSCGCTAVAPSKKVIAAGETAPIKVTFDSRGKRGRQSKSITVITNDPKTPTSTLRISSQVVVPNAG
- the meaB gene encoding methylmalonyl Co-A mutase-associated GTPase MeaB; this translates as MSENDKHHIENDPRYKGLIVNEGIEKPDSVNNDSIQRFLKKKRKLLSVDEYVTGILKGDITILSKAVTLVESSKSEHQQLAQQIIQKCLPHSGKSIRVGITGVPGVGKSTFIEALGKYLTRNGEKLAVLAIDPSSERTKGSILGDKTRMEELASDSNAYIRPSPSAGSLGGVARKTRETIILCEAAGYSHIFIETVGVGQSETAVHSMTDFFLLLMLAGAGDELQGIKRGIMEMADLITINKADGNNIEKAEMAKVQYKNAIHLFPSKDSGWVANVLTCSAYKKTGIGDIWTQIEKYKNQTVENGYFFRKRNEQSTYWMYETIEEQLKRNFYDHPEIKEKIKVLENYVLSDQMSSFVAAAELLNTYAKLK
- a CDS encoding response regulator transcription factor yields the protein MNNNSFKILLVEDDEALRFIVKDNLSENGYDVEVAADGEIALEQFANNTFDLIVLDVMLPKIDGFQVAKSIRKTNDQVPIIFLTARSMTEDKIKGLTIGGDDYIPKPFSMEELLLKIKIFLKRSQSQPIASESSAVLKIGKFDFHFDDLSLSLNGETRNLTLKEAELIHYFAKNQNKVLSRNEILENVWGSDDYFLGRSLDVFISRLRKYFKADASVKIINLHGIGFRFSVKKDR